The following coding sequences lie in one Nitratireductor mangrovi genomic window:
- a CDS encoding DUF1499 domain-containing protein yields the protein MVESSHPPAAIWSARLAGLAAVLMLVAVAAHRYLAMETVAFLWVLGLVAVLALVALGAAFAGFAAVWSDGASGAGRLVRASLLALLTLAPFAVGAWRAYEYPPLVDVATDLTDPPGFRAAAILRDPRANRIVPIDAAAAATIAGSYPEIDGRRYQAAPDRVLEAIRSILARRGWPVVEQRGALPEQGEMTIEALASSYLLRLPADVAIRITDEGETTFVDMRSASHYGAHDLGDNGLRIRRFLADLDALIADLAEPTI from the coding sequence TGCCGCGATCTGGTCAGCACGGCTTGCAGGGTTGGCCGCCGTCCTGATGCTGGTCGCGGTGGCCGCGCACCGTTACCTGGCGATGGAAACGGTCGCGTTCCTCTGGGTACTTGGCCTCGTCGCCGTTCTGGCGCTTGTCGCTCTGGGCGCCGCTTTCGCCGGCTTTGCCGCGGTCTGGAGCGACGGTGCGAGCGGCGCCGGTCGGCTGGTCAGAGCTTCCTTGCTAGCGCTCCTTACCTTGGCGCCTTTCGCCGTCGGGGCGTGGCGCGCCTACGAGTATCCGCCGCTTGTCGATGTTGCGACCGACCTAACCGATCCGCCCGGCTTCCGCGCCGCTGCAATCCTGCGTGACCCACGCGCCAACCGCATTGTTCCGATCGACGCTGCCGCCGCCGCAACGATCGCCGGAAGCTATCCCGAGATCGATGGCCGCCGCTACCAAGCGGCTCCCGACCGGGTCCTGGAGGCGATCCGGAGCATTCTCGCACGGCGTGGCTGGCCGGTCGTCGAGCAGCGCGGCGCGCTGCCGGAGCAGGGCGAGATGACAATCGAGGCGCTGGCATCCTCCTACCTGCTGCGCCTCCCGGCCGATGTGGCGATCAGGATCACCGACGAAGGCGAAACGACCTTTGTCGACATGCGTTCGGCATCGCATTACGGCGCTCATGACCTGGGCGACAACGGCCTGAGGATCAGGCGCTTCCTGGCCGATCTCGACGCCCTGATCGCCGATCTCGCGGAGCCGACGATCTGA
- a CDS encoding MBL fold metallo-hydrolase, translating into MALAFDMDFDPAHGTAVEVAPHVRRITVNNPGPFTFHGTNTYLIGEQSLAIIDPGPEDDQHFEAVMLAVADRPVSHILVSHTHRDHSPLAQRLQQATGAVICAEGPHRPARPLRIGEINPLDASADTEFSPDRPLADSEIVEGDGWALRAVHTPGHTANHVAFALEGTGILFSADHVMAWATSIVAPPDGAMADYMASLDKLLVRDDRLYLPGHGGPVVQPAAFVRGLKAHRKMRERAVLERLKAGDRTIPDMVRVIYRDTDPRLHGAAALSVLAHLEDIVARGDASVDGDLGIDASFAPR; encoded by the coding sequence ATGGCCCTCGCTTTCGACATGGATTTTGATCCCGCCCATGGCACTGCGGTCGAGGTCGCGCCCCATGTTCGAAGGATTACGGTCAACAATCCTGGACCCTTCACGTTTCACGGCACGAACACCTACCTGATCGGTGAGCAGAGCCTGGCGATCATCGACCCCGGCCCGGAAGACGATCAGCACTTCGAGGCCGTCATGCTGGCCGTGGCCGACAGGCCTGTCAGCCACATATTGGTCAGCCACACCCACCGCGATCATTCGCCGCTGGCGCAGCGGCTGCAACAGGCGACGGGCGCGGTCATCTGCGCCGAGGGTCCGCACCGCCCAGCGCGTCCGCTGAGGATTGGCGAAATCAATCCCCTCGACGCGAGCGCCGACACAGAGTTCTCGCCTGACCGGCCACTTGCGGACAGCGAAATCGTCGAGGGCGACGGCTGGGCGCTGCGCGCCGTGCACACGCCGGGCCATACGGCGAACCACGTGGCGTTCGCGCTGGAGGGCACGGGTATTCTGTTTTCGGCCGATCACGTGATGGCATGGGCTACGTCGATCGTCGCTCCGCCGGATGGCGCGATGGCGGACTACATGGCCTCCCTGGACAAGCTGCTGGTACGCGACGACAGGCTTTATCTGCCGGGTCATGGCGGACCGGTGGTGCAGCCAGCGGCCTTCGTGCGCGGCCTCAAGGCGCATCGCAAGATGCGCGAGCGCGCGGTGTTGGAACGCCTGAAGGCCGGCGACCGGACCATTCCCGATATGGTCCGGGTGATCTATCGCGACACCGATCCGCGCCTGCACGGGGCCGCGGCACTCTCGGTTCTGGCGCATCTGGAAGACATCGTCGCGCGCGGCGACGCGTCTGTCGACGGCGATCTCGGCATCGACGCCAGCTTCGCACCGCGATGA
- a CDS encoding polysaccharide biosynthesis protein, with translation MRASLKSGWSVLRRTFGLAPDIVIAYAAFAASYAITLGHPAWMNVPGIYEKAGAFTLICAICIIFFGVHRASWRYASIPDLVAVLKAALATVAIYTVAVFLVSRGDNVPRSVPILSTLFLIAGLCSVRLAYRLAIDGNWKLLGPTPGWGRGTGARNVILVGLSHGAESYIRAAKRLSKDINIAGIVDDAEVNHSRLVQGVKVIGGIDRLPTIVELAARHGRPIDELIVTELKPSRQWLSEMVDLSTSLGIKVSRIPDLTATSTITNNLLEPKAIELGDLLGRPEVETDFQSVARLISGGVVLATGAGGSIGSELCRQIASFGPKQLIITDSSEHHLYMLDKELRGSYPDLPIVTRIVNVRDRVRVEALFREYKPSAVFHAAALKHVPLVEENPIEGIKTNVLGTCAVANAALANDVSTFVMISTDKAVNPTNIMGATKRAAEAYCQALDVSSEKTRFKTVRFGNVLGSNGSVVPRFQEQIAEGGPVTVTHPHIVRYFMTIPEAVRLVLHASGYARQRGGERGKIMVLDMGKPVRIVDLAERMIQLAGYRPRVDIDIVFTGLRPGEKLYEELFDPSEIQDGRTEEGFVVASPRVIDKSLLLRTLDGLRSAVEQEDVTRAIKLLTHIVPEYAPKAAGAEDDEAIGGDRREPA, from the coding sequence ATGCGCGCGTCTTTGAAAAGTGGCTGGTCGGTCCTGCGCAGGACATTCGGCCTAGCGCCTGATATCGTGATCGCGTATGCGGCCTTCGCCGCCTCCTATGCCATCACGCTAGGCCACCCGGCGTGGATGAACGTGCCTGGTATCTATGAGAAGGCGGGCGCCTTCACGCTGATCTGCGCCATCTGCATCATCTTCTTCGGTGTCCACCGCGCCTCATGGCGCTACGCTTCAATTCCCGACCTTGTGGCCGTATTGAAGGCGGCGCTGGCCACTGTCGCGATCTATACCGTGGCGGTGTTTCTGGTCTCGCGTGGCGACAATGTGCCGCGCAGCGTGCCGATCCTGTCGACGCTCTTCCTGATTGCCGGGCTCTGTTCGGTGCGACTTGCGTATCGGCTGGCGATCGACGGCAACTGGAAGCTGCTCGGCCCGACCCCTGGCTGGGGTCGCGGCACCGGGGCGCGAAACGTCATCCTGGTCGGGCTTTCGCACGGAGCCGAAAGCTACATACGCGCAGCCAAGCGGCTCTCCAAGGACATCAATATCGCCGGCATCGTCGACGACGCCGAGGTCAACCACTCGCGGCTGGTCCAGGGCGTAAAGGTGATCGGCGGTATTGATCGGCTGCCCACGATCGTTGAACTGGCCGCAAGGCACGGGCGACCGATCGACGAATTGATCGTCACCGAACTGAAGCCGAGCCGCCAGTGGCTGAGCGAGATGGTCGATCTTTCGACCTCACTGGGCATCAAGGTGTCGCGCATCCCCGATCTGACCGCCACGTCGACGATCACCAACAATCTGCTCGAACCCAAGGCCATCGAGCTTGGCGACCTGCTCGGGCGCCCCGAGGTCGAAACGGATTTCCAGAGCGTCGCACGCCTCATCAGCGGCGGTGTAGTGCTTGCGACTGGCGCCGGCGGCTCGATCGGTTCGGAGCTCTGCCGGCAGATAGCATCGTTCGGACCGAAGCAACTCATCATCACGGACAGCTCCGAGCACCATCTCTATATGCTCGACAAGGAACTTCGGGGATCCTATCCGGATCTTCCGATCGTGACCCGGATCGTCAATGTGCGCGATCGCGTGCGCGTCGAGGCACTCTTCAGGGAGTACAAGCCGAGCGCAGTGTTCCATGCCGCGGCGCTCAAGCACGTGCCGCTGGTCGAGGAAAATCCGATCGAAGGCATCAAGACCAATGTGCTTGGCACCTGCGCGGTCGCCAACGCCGCGCTTGCCAATGATGTCTCGACCTTCGTGATGATCTCGACCGATAAGGCGGTGAACCCCACCAACATCATGGGTGCGACGAAGCGGGCGGCCGAAGCCTATTGCCAGGCGCTCGACGTCAGTTCGGAAAAGACCCGGTTCAAGACAGTGCGCTTTGGCAACGTGCTCGGCTCCAACGGTTCGGTCGTTCCGCGCTTTCAGGAGCAGATCGCCGAGGGCGGGCCGGTGACGGTCACCCATCCGCACATCGTGCGCTATTTCATGACCATTCCCGAGGCCGTTCGCCTCGTGCTCCATGCCTCCGGCTACGCCCGGCAGCGGGGCGGCGAGCGTGGCAAGATCATGGTGCTCGACATGGGCAAGCCGGTCCGCATCGTCGATCTGGCCGAGCGCATGATCCAGCTCGCCGGCTACCGTCCGCGCGTCGATATCGACATTGTGTTTACAGGCCTGCGGCCCGGCGAGAAGCTCTATGAAGAGCTGTTCGACCCTTCCGAGATCCAGGATGGCCGCACCGAGGAAGGCTTCGTTGTCGCCTCGCCGCGCGTGATCGACAAGTCGCTGCTGTTGCGCACACTCGACGGCCTGCGCAGCGCTGTCGAGCAGGAAGATGTCACTCGTGCCATCAAGCTCCTGACGCATATCGTTCCCGAATATGCGCCCAAGGCGGCCGGCGCCGAAGACGACGAAGCAATCGGCGGTGACCGCCGCGAGCCGGCCTAG
- a CDS encoding NAD-dependent epimerase: MRILVTGNAGFIGFHVARRLLERGDTVVGLDNVNGYYDPALKAARLRVLEETEGAIAGRYRFHRADLADAGAISACFSEGRFDRVIHLAAQAGIRHSIDNPGDYVHSNLVGFANVLEACRRQGCDHLTFASTSSVYGANTRMPYSEQHGADHPLQFYAATKRANELMAHSYSHLFGMPMTGLRFFTVYGPWGRPDMALFRFTRNILAGKPIQVFNHGNHRRDFTYIDDVVDGVVRASDHIAAPDPGWDASSPSPATSQAPFRIFNIGNGKPVGLDECIETLEAALGKRAIRENLPAQPGDAQETYADSSALFDAFDCRPTTSLRDGISRFVNWYLSYFGIS; encoded by the coding sequence ATGAGAATTCTGGTTACCGGCAATGCCGGCTTCATCGGCTTCCACGTCGCCCGCCGCCTGCTCGAACGAGGCGACACGGTGGTCGGCCTCGACAACGTCAACGGCTATTATGATCCGGCCCTGAAGGCAGCGCGGCTTCGCGTATTGGAAGAAACCGAAGGCGCCATCGCCGGTCGCTACCGGTTCCATCGCGCGGACCTCGCCGACGCCGGCGCCATCTCGGCCTGCTTTTCGGAAGGCCGTTTCGATCGCGTGATCCACCTCGCCGCGCAGGCCGGCATCCGCCATTCGATCGACAACCCTGGCGACTACGTACACAGCAATCTGGTCGGCTTCGCCAATGTCTTGGAAGCCTGCCGGCGGCAGGGGTGCGACCATCTCACCTTCGCCAGCACGAGCAGCGTCTACGGCGCCAATACCCGGATGCCATACTCCGAGCAGCACGGCGCGGACCATCCGCTGCAGTTTTATGCCGCAACAAAACGCGCCAACGAGTTGATGGCCCACTCCTACAGCCACCTCTTCGGTATGCCGATGACGGGGCTGCGCTTCTTCACCGTCTACGGCCCCTGGGGCCGGCCCGACATGGCGCTGTTCCGCTTCACCCGAAATATCCTGGCAGGGAAACCGATCCAGGTTTTCAACCACGGAAACCACAGGCGCGACTTCACCTACATCGACGACGTGGTGGACGGGGTCGTGCGTGCCAGCGATCACATCGCCGCGCCGGATCCGGGCTGGGACGCATCGAGCCCGTCGCCGGCCACGAGCCAGGCCCCGTTCCGCATCTTCAACATCGGTAACGGCAAGCCGGTCGGCCTCGATGAATGCATCGAAACGCTCGAGGCTGCTCTCGGCAAGCGCGCCATTCGCGAGAATCTGCCGGCTCAGCCGGGCGACGCGCAGGAAACCTACGCCGACTCCTCGGCCCTGTTCGACGCCTTCGACTGCCGTCCGACAACCAGCCTGCGCGACGGCATATCGCGATTTGTCAATTGGTACCTGAGCTACTTTGGAATATCATGA
- the cysD gene encoding sulfate adenylyltransferase subunit CysD, which produces MLQSLGLSRQLSHLDRLEAESIHIFREVAATFERPVMLYSIGKDSSVMLHLAMKAFYPAKPPFPFLHVDTTWKFREMIAFRDRMAVELGFDLLVHINEEGRQQGINPFDHGSSVHTNIMKTVALRQALDKYGFDAAFGGARRDEEKSRAKERVFSFRDARHGWDPKNQRPEMWKIYNTRVNPGESIRVFPLSNWTELDIWQYILRENIPIVPLYFAAERPVVERDGMLVMVDDERMKLRDGEEVLNRRVRFRTLGCYPLTGAIESDAETLDGIVSEMLIARTSERQGRLIDRDESGSMEKKKREGYF; this is translated from the coding sequence ATGCTCCAGTCGCTGGGCCTGTCCAGGCAACTGTCTCATCTCGATCGGCTTGAAGCCGAGTCGATCCATATCTTCCGGGAAGTCGCCGCGACCTTCGAGCGGCCGGTCATGCTGTATTCGATCGGCAAGGACTCCTCGGTCATGCTGCACCTGGCGATGAAGGCGTTCTATCCGGCCAAGCCGCCCTTTCCCTTCCTGCACGTCGATACGACATGGAAGTTCCGCGAGATGATCGCGTTTCGCGACCGCATGGCCGTCGAACTCGGCTTCGATCTTCTCGTTCATATCAATGAGGAAGGCCGCCAACAGGGAATCAACCCCTTCGATCATGGTTCGAGCGTCCACACCAACATCATGAAGACGGTGGCCCTGCGGCAGGCGCTTGACAAATACGGCTTCGACGCCGCCTTCGGTGGTGCCCGCCGCGATGAGGAGAAATCGCGCGCCAAGGAGCGAGTCTTCTCATTCCGCGACGCGCGGCACGGTTGGGATCCAAAAAACCAGCGTCCGGAGATGTGGAAGATCTACAACACGCGGGTGAACCCGGGTGAATCGATCCGGGTGTTTCCGCTGTCGAACTGGACCGAGCTCGACATCTGGCAGTACATCCTGCGCGAGAACATCCCCATCGTGCCGCTCTACTTCGCGGCCGAGCGGCCCGTCGTCGAGCGCGACGGCATGCTGGTCATGGTCGATGACGAGCGCATGAAGCTCAGGGATGGCGAGGAAGTCTTAAACCGCCGCGTCCGCTTCCGCACCCTCGGCTGCTATCCGCTGACCGGCGCCATCGAATCGGATGCGGAGACGCTCGACGGCATTGTCAGCGAAATGCTGATTGCCCGCACCTCGGAGCGGCAGGGCCGCCTCATCGACCGCGACGAGTCCGGTTCGATGGAGAAGAAGAAGCGCGAAGGGTATTTCTGA